In the Streptomyces fradiae ATCC 10745 = DSM 40063 genome, one interval contains:
- a CDS encoding transporter encodes MAGPGGAGAGRGAAARPPGASAGTLTSVFVRLKLSLLRNGLRQSSGRTAVFVVSIVLTLLFAAGQLLGLVLLRGHAQAATLAVLLTGVTALGWAVMPLFFPSGDETLDPSRLVMLPLRPGPLVWALLVASLVGTGPLFTLCLAVGAGISVAHGAFAVAVAVVAVPLVLLVCLALARAVAAANIRLLTSRKGRDLALLSGLVVAIGIQVVNFGAQRLGQAGGLARLEPAADLVRWVPPASAVGAVDAASRGAHGTAAAQLLLSVAALAGLLYWWQRSLTKLMTAPDGSTVAAAGPDADRKRPGAGGGWTALLPEGRTGAVVERALRYAWRDPKAKSGWVTALALGLIVPVFNAAQGTGSVYWACFAAGLLGTLMYNQFGQDTSAFWIVAMTVSSKRDAYLELRARALALLLVTLPYATLVVVVTVAVLGDWAALPEGLGVSYGLLGAMLGVGAWASAYFPYSIPQDSAYKNAAPGQGGLAWASMMGGMLLATALCVPVALAAWWVRTGSASPWLLLPLGAVWGALLVWGGLHLAAGRTHRRLPEILAAVSKA; translated from the coding sequence GTGGCCGGGCCGGGGGGCGCGGGCGCGGGGCGCGGGGCCGCCGCCCGGCCGCCGGGCGCCTCGGCCGGGACGCTGACCTCCGTCTTCGTACGGCTGAAGCTGTCGCTGCTGCGCAACGGACTGCGCCAGTCGTCGGGCCGTACGGCGGTCTTCGTCGTCTCGATCGTCCTCACCCTGCTGTTCGCCGCCGGTCAGCTCCTCGGCCTGGTGCTGCTGCGGGGCCATGCGCAGGCGGCCACGCTGGCGGTGCTGCTGACCGGGGTGACGGCGCTCGGCTGGGCGGTCATGCCGCTGTTCTTCCCGAGCGGTGACGAGACCCTGGACCCGTCCCGGCTGGTGATGCTGCCGCTCAGGCCGGGGCCGCTGGTGTGGGCGCTGCTGGTGGCGTCGCTGGTGGGCACCGGCCCGCTGTTCACGCTGTGCCTGGCGGTGGGCGCGGGTATCTCCGTGGCGCACGGGGCGTTCGCGGTGGCCGTGGCGGTGGTCGCGGTACCGCTGGTGCTGCTGGTGTGCCTGGCGCTGGCGCGGGCGGTCGCGGCGGCGAACATCCGGCTGCTGACCTCCCGCAAGGGCCGCGACCTGGCGCTGCTGAGCGGCCTGGTGGTGGCGATCGGCATCCAGGTGGTCAACTTCGGGGCGCAGCGCCTCGGCCAGGCGGGCGGGCTGGCGCGGCTGGAGCCCGCGGCCGACCTGGTCCGGTGGGTGCCGCCCGCGTCGGCGGTCGGCGCGGTGGACGCGGCGAGCCGGGGCGCGCACGGCACGGCGGCGGCGCAGCTGCTGCTGTCGGTGGCGGCGCTGGCGGGGCTGCTGTACTGGTGGCAGCGGAGCCTGACGAAGCTGATGACGGCGCCGGACGGGTCGACGGTCGCGGCGGCCGGGCCGGACGCGGACCGCAAGCGCCCGGGTGCGGGCGGCGGCTGGACGGCCCTGCTGCCGGAGGGCCGTACGGGCGCGGTGGTGGAGCGGGCGCTGCGGTACGCGTGGCGGGACCCGAAGGCCAAGTCGGGCTGGGTGACGGCGCTGGCGCTCGGCCTGATCGTGCCGGTGTTCAACGCGGCGCAGGGCACGGGCTCGGTGTACTGGGCGTGCTTCGCGGCGGGCCTGCTGGGGACGCTGATGTACAACCAGTTCGGCCAGGACACGTCGGCGTTCTGGATCGTCGCCATGACCGTGTCGTCGAAGCGGGACGCGTACCTGGAGCTGCGGGCGCGGGCACTGGCCCTGCTGCTGGTGACCCTGCCGTACGCGACGCTGGTCGTGGTGGTGACGGTGGCGGTGCTCGGCGACTGGGCGGCCCTGCCGGAGGGACTGGGCGTGTCGTACGGGCTGCTGGGGGCGATGCTGGGCGTGGGCGCGTGGGCGTCGGCGTACTTCCCGTACTCGATCCCGCAGGACAGCGCGTACAAGAACGCGGCGCCGGGCCAGGGCGGTCTGGCGTGGGCGTCGATGATGGGCGGGATGCTGCTCGCGACGGCCCTGTGCGTGCCGGTGGCGCTCGCGGCGTGGTGGGTGCGGACGGGGTCCGCCTCGCCGTGGCTGCTGCTGCCGCTGGGCGCGGTGTGGGGGGCGCTGCTGGTGTGGGGCGGCCTGCACCTCGCGGCGGGCCGTACGCACCGGCGCCTGCCGGAGATCCTGGCGGCCGTCAGCAAGGCGTAG
- a CDS encoding alpha/beta fold hydrolase encodes MVRRTDLTGADGVRLAAWEFAEPAKGPGDDGTETGGGVLLLHGLMGRASHWAETSRWLSQRYRAVALDQRGHGQSDKPAAGPYTREAYVADAVAAIEQLGLAPVTLIGHSMGALTAWQVAAERPDLVRALVIADMRASALGAASQREWEQWFRDWPVPFGTLADVRRWFGEDDPWVERPNAARGAFFAEVMREAADGWRPVFAPQQMLAARSTWVHDAHWDTLAQVRCPTLVVRGLDGELGRAEAQEMVRVLPEGRYAEVPDAGHYLHYDQPEAWREALWPFLADTAP; translated from the coding sequence ATGGTGCGACGCACCGATCTGACCGGGGCCGACGGCGTACGCCTCGCCGCCTGGGAGTTCGCCGAGCCGGCCAAGGGGCCGGGCGACGACGGCACCGAGACCGGGGGCGGCGTCCTGCTGCTGCACGGGCTGATGGGCCGGGCGTCGCACTGGGCGGAGACGTCCCGCTGGCTGTCGCAGCGCTACCGGGCGGTCGCGCTGGACCAGCGGGGGCACGGGCAGAGCGACAAGCCGGCCGCGGGCCCCTACACGCGCGAGGCGTACGTGGCGGACGCGGTCGCCGCGATCGAGCAGCTCGGCCTCGCCCCGGTCACGCTGATCGGCCACTCCATGGGCGCGCTGACGGCCTGGCAGGTGGCGGCGGAGCGCCCCGACCTGGTGCGCGCGCTGGTCATCGCCGACATGCGGGCGTCCGCGCTCGGGGCGGCGTCGCAGCGCGAGTGGGAGCAGTGGTTCCGGGACTGGCCGGTGCCCTTCGGGACGCTCGCGGACGTCCGCAGGTGGTTCGGGGAGGACGACCCCTGGGTCGAGCGGCCCAACGCGGCGCGGGGCGCGTTCTTCGCGGAGGTGATGCGCGAGGCGGCCGACGGGTGGCGCCCGGTGTTCGCCCCGCAGCAGATGCTGGCCGCGCGCTCGACCTGGGTGCACGACGCGCACTGGGACACCCTGGCCCAGGTGCGGTGCCCGACGCTGGTGGTGCGCGGCCTCGACGGCGAGCTGGGCCGGGCGGAGGCGCAGGAGATGGTCCGGGTGCTGCCCGAGGGGCGGTACGCGGAAGTGCCGGACGCGGGCCACTACCTCCACTACGACCAGCCGGAGGCCTGGCGGGAGGCCCTGTGGCCCTTCCTCGCCGACACGGCCCCGTAG
- a CDS encoding metal-dependent transcriptional regulator, protein MSGLIDTTEMYLRTILELEEEGVVPMRARIAERLDQSGPTVSQTVARMERDGLVTVAGDRHLELTEEGRRLATRVMRKHRLAECLLVDVIGLEWEQVHAEACRWEHVMSEAVERRVLELLRHPTESPYGNPIPGLDELGEQAEADPFLDENMVSLAELDAGTEGKTVVVRRIGEPIQTDAQLMYTLRRAGVQPGSVVSVTESPGGVLVGSSGEAAELNAEVASHVFVAKR, encoded by the coding sequence ATGTCCGGACTGATCGACACCACGGAGATGTATCTCCGCACCATCCTCGAGCTGGAAGAAGAGGGTGTGGTGCCCATGCGCGCCCGCATCGCGGAACGGCTCGACCAGAGCGGTCCCACGGTGAGCCAGACGGTGGCCCGGATGGAGCGCGACGGGCTCGTGACCGTCGCGGGCGACCGGCACCTGGAGCTGACGGAGGAGGGCCGGCGGCTGGCGACGCGCGTGATGCGCAAGCACCGGCTCGCGGAGTGCCTCCTGGTCGACGTGATCGGCCTGGAGTGGGAGCAGGTCCACGCCGAGGCGTGCCGGTGGGAGCACGTGATGAGCGAGGCCGTGGAGCGGCGCGTGCTCGAACTGCTGCGGCACCCGACGGAGTCGCCGTACGGCAACCCGATCCCGGGCCTGGACGAGCTGGGCGAGCAGGCCGAGGCCGACCCGTTCCTCGACGAGAACATGGTGTCCCTGGCCGAGCTGGACGCGGGCACGGAGGGCAAGACCGTGGTGGTGCGCCGGATCGGCGAGCCCATCCAGACGGACGCGCAGCTGATGTACACGCTGCGGCGCGCGGGGGTGCAGCCGGGCTCGGTGGTGAGCGTGACGGAGTCGCCGGGCGGTGTGCTGGTCGGCAGCAGCGGCGAGGCCGCGGAGCTGAACGCGGAGGTGGCGTCGCACGTCTTCGTCGCGAAGCGCTGA
- a CDS encoding SIS domain-containing protein, protein MGDSTLADQFFDAAIGLLQRVRDEEAGPIAAAGAAVADTVASGGRLFAFGAGHSSLPAQDVVYRAGGLALMNLLPVPGAVGVDVSPATLGSALERVEGLAAAVLDSSPARAGDLLVIISLSGRNTLPVEMAAGARALGLKVVGVTSVAYAKETRSRNASGTFLKDHCDIVLDSKIAVGDAELVHEGVAAPFGPASTVVTCALMQAVMAAAAEELVRRGVEPPLLRSGNVDGGHEWNGRVMDRYADRIFYRR, encoded by the coding sequence ATGGGCGACAGTACGCTGGCCGATCAGTTCTTCGACGCCGCGATCGGGCTGCTCCAGCGCGTACGGGACGAGGAGGCCGGGCCCATCGCCGCGGCGGGCGCCGCCGTCGCCGACACGGTCGCCTCGGGCGGTCGCCTCTTCGCCTTCGGGGCCGGGCACTCGTCGCTGCCCGCGCAGGACGTGGTCTACCGCGCCGGCGGCCTCGCCCTCATGAACCTGCTGCCCGTGCCGGGCGCCGTCGGCGTCGACGTGTCGCCCGCGACGCTCGGCTCCGCCCTGGAGCGGGTCGAGGGCCTGGCCGCCGCGGTCCTGGACTCCTCCCCCGCGCGCGCCGGCGACCTCCTGGTGATCATCTCGCTGTCCGGGCGGAACACCCTGCCGGTGGAGATGGCCGCCGGGGCCCGCGCCCTCGGGCTGAAGGTCGTCGGGGTCACCTCCGTGGCGTACGCGAAGGAGACCCGCTCCCGGAACGCCTCGGGCACCTTCCTGAAGGACCACTGCGACATCGTCCTCGACTCCAAGATCGCCGTGGGGGACGCGGAGCTGGTGCACGAGGGCGTCGCGGCGCCGTTCGGGCCCGCGTCCACGGTGGTGACCTGCGCCCTGATGCAGGCCGTCATGGCGGCGGCGGCCGAGGAGCTGGTCCGCCGGGGCGTGGAGCCCCCGCTGCTGCGCTCGGGCAACGTCGACGGGGGCCACGAGTGGAACGGCCGCGTGATGGACCGGTACGCGGACCGGATCTTCTACCGGCGCTGA
- a CDS encoding PAS domain-containing protein, protein MSAFGSGTARADGDLLGALLDGMDAALFALDADRTVTHWNHEAERILGWPAAEAVGRRGLAGWAARAADAPAVEARLMAAMDGPGRDLHEFALLRKGGGRVLVRTQVSAVRGADGRPAGVYCAFGEVHAQLDFERSVALSEALFAEAPCGLVVFDADLRAAVVNTPAARAFGVSRTALLGRPLGDVLAQGAEQLEAAVEHVLAEGDPAAPAELWASLRTARGERRRCWRSGFVRLTSPLSREPAPLGVAWLFEDVTEARLAGQDGDRLRFRASQLHRAGAAAAECEDPMEAATVYLDFALAGFADDALLDVVREDGARLVRVAATPAEAPGPVAPVAGGGLPVPYGPGHPALRALERAGAVRASTWASGPAHAWAAERLWPDGTAHALCAVLRSRGRTLGVVTFLRSSTRPPFERPDVAYAESVAVRVAASLDLGGA, encoded by the coding sequence GTGAGTGCGTTCGGCAGCGGTACGGCCAGGGCCGACGGGGATCTGCTCGGCGCGCTGCTCGACGGGATGGACGCGGCGCTGTTCGCGCTCGACGCGGACCGCACGGTCACCCACTGGAACCACGAGGCCGAGCGCATCCTGGGCTGGCCCGCCGCGGAGGCAGTCGGCCGCCGGGGCCTCGCCGGCTGGGCCGCCCGCGCCGCCGACGCCCCCGCCGTGGAGGCGCGGCTGATGGCCGCCATGGACGGGCCCGGCCGGGACCTCCACGAGTTCGCGCTGCTCCGCAAGGGCGGCGGCCGGGTCCTGGTGCGCACCCAGGTGTCCGCGGTGCGCGGCGCCGACGGCCGCCCCGCCGGGGTGTACTGCGCCTTCGGCGAGGTGCACGCCCAGCTCGACTTCGAGCGGTCCGTCGCCCTCAGCGAGGCCCTGTTCGCCGAGGCCCCCTGCGGGCTCGTCGTCTTCGACGCCGACCTGCGGGCCGCCGTCGTCAACACCCCGGCGGCCCGCGCCTTCGGCGTCTCCCGCACCGCCCTGCTGGGCCGCCCGCTCGGCGACGTCCTGGCGCAGGGCGCCGAACAGCTGGAGGCCGCCGTCGAGCACGTCCTCGCGGAGGGCGACCCGGCCGCCCCGGCCGAGCTGTGGGCGTCCCTGCGCACGGCGCGGGGCGAGCGCCGCCGGTGCTGGCGCAGCGGGTTCGTGCGCCTCACGTCGCCGCTGTCGCGCGAGCCCGCGCCGCTGGGCGTGGCGTGGCTGTTCGAGGACGTGACCGAGGCGCGCCTCGCGGGCCAGGACGGGGACCGGCTGCGGTTCCGGGCGAGCCAGCTGCACCGGGCGGGCGCCGCGGCGGCCGAGTGCGAGGACCCGATGGAGGCGGCGACCGTGTACCTGGACTTCGCGCTGGCCGGCTTCGCGGACGACGCCCTGCTGGACGTGGTGCGCGAGGACGGCGCCCGGCTGGTGCGGGTGGCGGCCACGCCCGCGGAGGCGCCCGGCCCCGTGGCGCCCGTCGCGGGCGGCGGGCTGCCCGTCCCGTACGGGCCCGGCCACCCGGCCCTGCGGGCGCTGGAGCGGGCGGGCGCGGTCCGGGCCAGCACCTGGGCGTCGGGCCCCGCGCACGCGTGGGCGGCGGAGCGCCTGTGGCCGGACGGCACGGCGCACGCCCTGTGCGCGGTGCTGCGCAGCCGGGGCCGCACGCTGGGCGTGGTGACGTTCCTGCGCTCGTCCACCCGGCCGCCCTTCGAGCGCCCGGACGTCGCCTACGCGGAGAGCGTCGCGGTCAGGGTCGCGGCGTCCCTGGACCTGGGCGGGGCCTGA
- the pdxH gene encoding pyridoxamine 5'-phosphate oxidase: MREQYHTSELAERDLAAHPMEQFALWFKEAAGHAAIHEPNAMVVATATPQGRPSARTVLLKHFDARGFVFYTNYDSRKGTELAANPHASLLFPWHPIARQVVVTGRVTRVGRDETAAYFRTRPHGSRLGAWASTQSTPIASRAELLARYEELAARYPEGTDVPVPPHWGGFLVAPDTVEFWQGHENRLHDRLRYVHEADGDGTAGWRVERLAP, encoded by the coding sequence ATGCGCGAGCAGTACCACACCTCCGAGCTCGCCGAGCGCGACCTCGCCGCACACCCCATGGAGCAGTTCGCGCTCTGGTTCAAGGAGGCCGCCGGCCACGCGGCGATCCACGAGCCGAACGCCATGGTCGTGGCCACGGCCACGCCCCAGGGCCGCCCCTCGGCCCGCACGGTGCTGCTGAAGCACTTCGACGCGCGCGGCTTCGTCTTCTACACCAACTACGACTCCCGCAAGGGCACGGAGCTGGCGGCCAACCCGCACGCCTCGCTCCTCTTCCCCTGGCACCCGATCGCCCGCCAGGTCGTCGTCACCGGCCGGGTCACCCGCGTCGGGCGCGACGAGACCGCCGCGTACTTCCGCACCCGCCCGCACGGCTCCCGGCTCGGCGCCTGGGCCAGCACCCAGTCCACCCCCATCGCCTCCCGTGCCGAACTGCTCGCCCGGTACGAGGAGCTGGCCGCCCGCTACCCGGAGGGCACCGACGTCCCCGTGCCGCCGCACTGGGGCGGCTTCCTGGTCGCGCCCGACACGGTCGAGTTCTGGCAGGGCCACGAGAACCGGCTCCACGACCGGCTCCGGTACGTCCACGAGGCCGACGGCGACGGCACCGCCGGCTGGCGGGTGGAACGCCTCGCCCCGTAG
- a CDS encoding citrate synthase 2 — MSDFVPGLEGVVAFETEIAEPDKEGGALRYRGVDIEDLVGHVSFGNVWGLLVDGAFNPGLPPAEPFPIPVHSGDIRVDVQSALAMLAPVWGLRPLLDIDERQARDDLARAAVMALSYVAQSARGQGLPMVPQSEIDKAQSVVERFMIRWRGEPDPRHVKAVDAYWTSAAEHGMNASTFTARVIASTGADVAAALSGAVGAMSGPLHGGAPSRVLGMIEEIERTGDAAAYVRKTLDKGERLMGFGHRVYRAEDPRARVLRRTARDLAAPRFEVAEALEKAALEELHNRRPDRVLATNVEFWAAIVLDFAEVPAHMFTSMFTCARTAGWSAHILEQKRTGRLVRPSARYVGPGTRDPREIAGYEDIAS; from the coding sequence ATGTCCGACTTCGTACCCGGACTCGAAGGAGTCGTCGCGTTCGAGACGGAGATCGCCGAACCGGACAAGGAGGGCGGCGCCCTCCGCTACCGGGGCGTCGACATCGAGGACCTGGTCGGTCACGTGTCCTTCGGGAACGTGTGGGGCCTGCTGGTCGACGGGGCGTTCAACCCGGGCCTGCCCCCGGCGGAGCCGTTCCCGATCCCGGTCCACTCCGGCGACATCCGCGTGGACGTCCAGTCGGCGCTGGCGATGCTGGCGCCCGTGTGGGGCCTGCGGCCGCTCCTCGACATCGACGAGCGGCAGGCCCGCGACGACCTGGCTCGGGCGGCCGTCATGGCCCTGTCGTACGTGGCGCAGAGCGCGCGCGGGCAGGGCCTGCCGATGGTGCCGCAGAGCGAGATCGACAAGGCGCAGTCGGTGGTCGAGCGGTTCATGATCCGCTGGCGCGGCGAGCCGGACCCGAGGCACGTGAAGGCCGTCGACGCGTACTGGACGTCGGCCGCCGAGCACGGCATGAACGCCTCCACCTTCACCGCGCGGGTCATCGCGTCCACCGGCGCCGACGTGGCGGCGGCGCTGTCGGGCGCGGTCGGCGCGATGTCGGGGCCGCTGCACGGCGGGGCGCCGTCGCGGGTGCTCGGCATGATCGAGGAGATCGAGCGCACCGGCGACGCCGCGGCGTACGTGCGCAAGACCCTCGACAAGGGCGAGCGGCTGATGGGCTTCGGCCATCGCGTGTACCGCGCCGAGGACCCGCGCGCGCGGGTGCTGCGCCGCACGGCCCGCGACCTGGCGGCGCCGCGCTTCGAGGTGGCCGAGGCGCTGGAGAAGGCCGCCCTGGAGGAGCTGCACAACCGCCGCCCGGACCGGGTGCTCGCGACGAACGTGGAGTTCTGGGCGGCCATCGTCCTGGACTTCGCGGAGGTCCCGGCGCACATGTTCACCTCCATGTTCACCTGCGCCCGCACGGCCGGCTGGTCGGCCCACATCCTGGAGCAGAAGCGCACGGGCCGCCTGGTCCGCCCCTCGGCCCGCTACGTCGGCCCCGGCACCCGCGACCCCCGCGAGATCGCCGGATACGAGGACATCGCGTCCTGA
- a CDS encoding acyclic terpene utilization AtuA family protein: MLTGGPLDVLTGDYLAELTMLILGRDRLKDPSLGYARTFLRQMEDTLGLAHERGVRIVANAGGLNPAGLAGELRALAGRLGVPVRVAHVEGGQLPLDDGALTADAYLGGAGIAACLDAGADLVVTGRVTDAALVTGPAAAHFGWAPDAYDALAGAVVAGHVLECGAQATGGNHPFFRRYDVRRPGFPLAELHADGSAVITKHPGTGGAVDVSTVTAQLLYETRGARYAGPDATARLDTVRLTREGPDRVRIDGVRGEPPPRLLKAGITRLGGWRNEVVFVLTGLDVDAKARLVREQVEDAFARAGARPAEVRWELARTDRADAATQETASALLRLVVHDPDRRAVGRAVTGAAVELALASYPGFHVTAPPGRGDPYGVFEAVYVEPGAVTHTAVLPDGRRVPVPVSAPSTAPLRDVPEPPLPEPLPPGPVRRAPLGLVAGARSGDKGGDAHLGVWAETEAAWRWLAHTLTVERLRELLPETRPLPVTRHVLPNLRALNFTVTGLLGEGAAARARFDPQAKALGEWLRARHLDVPEALL; the protein is encoded by the coding sequence ATGCTCACCGGCGGGCCGCTCGACGTGCTCACCGGCGACTACCTGGCCGAGCTGACCATGCTGATCCTCGGCCGCGACCGGCTGAAGGACCCCTCCCTCGGCTACGCCCGCACCTTCCTGCGGCAGATGGAGGACACCCTCGGCCTCGCCCACGAGCGGGGCGTGCGGATCGTCGCCAACGCCGGCGGGCTCAACCCCGCCGGGCTCGCGGGCGAACTGCGCGCGCTGGCCGGGCGGCTCGGGGTGCCCGTCCGGGTGGCGCATGTGGAGGGCGGTCAACTGCCCCTGGACGACGGCGCCCTGACCGCCGACGCCTATCTGGGCGGGGCCGGGATCGCCGCCTGCCTCGACGCGGGCGCCGACCTCGTCGTGACCGGCCGGGTCACCGACGCCGCCCTCGTCACCGGCCCGGCCGCCGCGCACTTCGGCTGGGCCCCCGACGCGTACGACGCGCTCGCCGGGGCCGTCGTCGCCGGGCACGTCCTGGAGTGCGGCGCCCAGGCGACCGGCGGCAACCACCCGTTCTTCCGCCGGTACGACGTGCGCCGCCCCGGTTTCCCGCTCGCCGAGCTGCACGCCGACGGCTCCGCCGTCATCACCAAGCACCCCGGCACCGGCGGCGCCGTCGACGTCTCCACCGTCACCGCCCAGCTCCTGTACGAGACGCGCGGCGCCCGCTACGCCGGGCCCGACGCGACCGCCCGCCTCGACACCGTACGGCTCACCCGGGAAGGTCCCGACCGGGTGCGGATCGACGGGGTGCGCGGCGAGCCCCCGCCACGCCTCCTCAAGGCCGGGATCACCCGCCTCGGCGGCTGGCGCAACGAGGTCGTGTTCGTGCTGACCGGCCTGGACGTCGACGCCAAGGCACGGCTCGTACGGGAGCAGGTCGAGGACGCGTTCGCGCGGGCCGGCGCCCGCCCGGCCGAGGTGCGGTGGGAGCTGGCCCGCACCGACCGGGCCGACGCCGCCACCCAGGAGACCGCCAGCGCCCTGCTGCGGCTCGTCGTGCACGACCCCGACCGGCGGGCCGTGGGCCGCGCCGTCACGGGCGCCGCCGTCGAACTGGCCCTCGCCAGTTACCCGGGCTTCCACGTCACCGCCCCGCCCGGCCGGGGCGACCCGTACGGGGTGTTCGAGGCCGTGTACGTCGAGCCGGGCGCCGTCACCCACACGGCCGTCCTGCCCGACGGGCGGCGCGTCCCCGTACCCGTGTCCGCCCCCTCGACGGCACCCCTGCGGGACGTCCCCGAGCCGCCCCTGCCCGAGCCCCTGCCACCCGGACCGGTCCGCCGCGCCCCGCTCGGGCTCGTCGCCGGGGCCCGCAGCGGCGACAAGGGCGGCGACGCCCACCTCGGCGTCTGGGCCGAGACGGAAGCGGCCTGGCGGTGGCTCGCCCACACCCTGACGGTGGAGCGGCTGCGGGAGCTGCTGCCCGAGACCCGTCCGCTGCCCGTCACCCGGCACGTCCTGCCGAACCTGCGCGCCCTCAACTTCACCGTCACCGGCCTGCTCGGGGAGGGCGCCGCCGCGCGCGCCCGCTTCGACCCGCAGGCCAAGGCGCTCGGCGAATGGCTGCGCGCCCGCCACCTCGACGTACCGGAGGCCCTGCTGTGA
- a CDS encoding acyl-CoA carboxylase subunit beta codes for MTVLASALDPASPAYAANRSAMLAKLGALDAEHAAALAGGGPEYVDRHRARGKLLARERVELLLDDDTPFLELSPLAAWGSEYPVGASLVTGIGTVEGVECLITANDPTVRGGASNPWTLRKALRTNEIAYANRLPVVSLVESGGADLPSQKEIFIPGGALFRDLTRLSAARIPTVAVVFGNSTAGGAYLPGMSDHTVMIRERSKVFLGGPPLVRMATGEESDDESLGGADMHARTSGLADHHALDEHDAIRQARRIVARLNHRKAHPDPGPAEPPRYDAEELLGIVPGDLRTPFDPREVIARIVDGSDFDEFKPLYGTSLVTGWARLCGYPLGVLANAQGVLFSAESQKAAQFIQLANQRDIPLLFLHNTTGYMVGRAYEQGGIVKHGAMMINAVSNSRVPHLSVLMGASYGAGHYGMCGRAYDPRFLFAWPSAKSAVMGPQQLAGVLSIVARASAAAKGQPYDEEGDAALRAVVERQIEAESLPVFLSGRLYDDGVIDPRDTRTVLGMCLSAIHTAPVEGARGGFGVFRM; via the coding sequence GTGACCGTGCTCGCCTCCGCCCTCGACCCCGCCTCCCCCGCCTACGCGGCCAACCGCTCCGCCATGCTCGCCAAGCTCGGCGCGCTCGACGCCGAGCACGCCGCCGCCCTCGCCGGGGGCGGACCCGAGTACGTCGACCGGCACCGGGCGCGCGGCAAGCTCCTCGCCCGCGAGCGCGTCGAACTGCTCCTCGACGACGACACCCCGTTCCTGGAGCTCTCGCCGCTCGCCGCCTGGGGCTCGGAGTACCCGGTCGGCGCCTCCCTCGTCACCGGGATCGGCACCGTCGAGGGCGTCGAGTGCCTGATCACCGCCAACGACCCGACCGTGCGCGGCGGCGCCTCCAACCCGTGGACGCTGCGGAAGGCCCTGCGCACCAACGAGATCGCGTACGCCAACCGCCTCCCGGTCGTCTCGCTGGTCGAGTCCGGCGGCGCCGACCTGCCGTCCCAGAAGGAGATCTTCATCCCCGGCGGCGCGCTCTTCCGCGACCTGACCCGGCTGTCCGCCGCCCGCATCCCCACCGTGGCCGTCGTGTTCGGCAACTCCACCGCCGGAGGGGCCTACCTGCCCGGCATGTCGGACCACACGGTGATGATCAGGGAGCGGTCGAAGGTCTTCCTCGGCGGGCCGCCGCTCGTGCGGATGGCGACCGGCGAGGAGAGCGACGACGAGTCGCTGGGCGGCGCCGACATGCACGCCCGCACCTCCGGGCTCGCCGACCACCACGCCCTCGACGAGCACGACGCGATCCGCCAGGCCCGCCGGATCGTCGCCCGCCTCAACCACCGCAAGGCGCACCCCGATCCGGGCCCGGCCGAGCCGCCCCGGTACGACGCGGAGGAACTGCTCGGCATCGTGCCGGGCGACCTGCGCACCCCGTTCGACCCGCGCGAGGTGATCGCCCGGATCGTGGACGGCTCCGACTTCGACGAGTTCAAGCCGCTGTACGGGACGAGCCTGGTGACCGGCTGGGCCCGGCTGTGCGGCTACCCGCTGGGCGTCCTCGCCAACGCGCAAGGGGTGCTGTTCAGCGCCGAGTCGCAGAAGGCCGCCCAGTTCATCCAGCTCGCCAACCAGCGGGACATCCCCCTGCTGTTCCTGCACAACACCACCGGCTACATGGTCGGCCGCGCCTACGAGCAGGGCGGCATCGTCAAGCACGGCGCCATGATGATCAACGCCGTGTCGAACAGCCGCGTCCCGCACCTGTCGGTGCTGATGGGCGCCTCGTACGGCGCGGGGCACTACGGGATGTGCGGCCGGGCGTACGACCCGCGCTTCCTCTTCGCCTGGCCGAGCGCCAAGTCCGCCGTGATGGGCCCGCAGCAGCTCGCCGGGGTCCTGTCGATCGTCGCCCGCGCCTCCGCCGCCGCCAAGGGGCAGCCGTACGACGAGGAGGGCGACGCCGCGCTGCGCGCCGTGGTCGAGCGGCAGATCGAGGCCGAGTCCCTGCCGGTGTTCCTGTCGGGGCGGCTGTACGACGACGGGGTCATCGACCCGCGCGACACCCGCACCGTCCTCGGGATGTGCCTGTCGGCCATCCACACCGCACCGGTCGAGGGCGCCCGCGGCGGCTTCGGCGTCTTCCGGATGTGA